Proteins from a single region of Primulina tabacum isolate GXHZ01 chromosome 5, ASM2559414v2, whole genome shotgun sequence:
- the LOC142546773 gene encoding BTB/POZ domain-containing protein POB1-like isoform X2, with product MMSHLGMDLFDPRSAVMDSDLISSPTRGPDPDFGFAFNDSNFSDRLLRIEIVSDSRAESEVCQTLADWAATRKSKRHRGDIVKKDTALDINNSPEEQILDCLQPDDEEGVGDENHDEEEIRMIEDPHSGDEAANSDDSNLSDDCSKVLKVEMLHISSPILAAKSPFFYKLFSNGMMESEQRHVTLRISASEEAALMELLNFMYSNTLTVTTAPAILDVLMAADKFEVASCMRHCSRLLRNLPMTPESALLYLDLPSSVLIADAVQPLTDAAKQFLASRYKDISKYQDEVMNLPLAGIEAILSSDDLQVASEDAVYDFVLKWTRTHYQTQEERWDILCSRLGRYIRFPYMTCRKLRKVLTCTDFDHDFATKAVLDALFFKAEAPHRQRTHAIEDSSYTSRRFIERAYKYRPVKVIEFEVPRQQCVVYLDLKREECSHLFPSGRVYSQAFHLGGQGFFLSAHCNMDQQSSFHCFGLFLGMQEKGSISFAVDYEFAARSKPTEEYISKYKGNYTFTGGKAVGYRNLFSIPWTSFMAEDSLYFINGILHLKAELTIKH from the exons ATGATGAGTCATTTGGGTATGGATCTGTTCGATCCGAGGAGTGCTGTGATGGATTCGGACCTCATCTCGTCCCCGACCCGAGGACCTGACCCGGATTTTGGCTTCGCCTTCAACGACAGCAACTTCTCCGACCGGTTGCTCCGGATCGAGATTGTTTCGGATTCCCGAGCTGAATCTGAGGTTTGTCAAACCTTAGCTGATTGGGCGGCGACTCGGAAGAGCAAGCGCCATCGTGGAGATATTGTGAAGAAGGACACGG CTTTGGATATCAACAATTCCCCCGAAGAGCAGATTTTAGATTGCCTGCAACCAGATGATGAAGAAGGTGTGGGCGATGAGAATCATGATGAAGAAGAGATTCGGATGATAGAAGATCCTCATTCAG GGGATGAAGCTGCAAATAGTGATGATTCAAATTTGTCTGATGATTGCTCTAAAGTTCTGAAGGTTGAGATGTTACATATCAGCTCTCCCATCTTAGCAGCTAAGAGTCCATTTTTCTACAAG TTATTCTCAAACGGCATGATGGAATCAGAGCAGAGACACGTTACTCTGAGAATTAGTGCATCTG AGGAAGCTGCCCTTATGGAACTTCTGAATTTCATGTATTCCAATACATTAACCGTAACTACAGCTCCTGCTATACTGGACGTTCTTATGGCTGCTGATAAATTCGAGGTCGCTTCATGTATGAGACACTGCAGTCGTTTATTAAGAAACTTGCCCATGACTCCAGAGTCTGCCTTACTGTATTTGGATCTTCCTTCCAGTGTCCTAATTGCTGATGCTGTCCAGCCATTGACTGATGCTGCAAAACAGTTTTTAGCTTCTCGTTATAAAGATATATCAAA GTATCAAGACGAGGTAATGAATTTGCCTCTTGCTGGAATCGAGGCAATCTTGTCCAGCGATGACCTTCAGGTGGCCTCGGAAGATGCAGTGTATGACTTTGTGCTGAAGTGGACTAGAACTCATTATCAAACTCAGGAAGAGCGCTGGGATATCCTATGCAGTCGCTTGGGTCGTTACATACGCTTTCCGTACATGACTTGCCGGAAGCTGAGGAAAGTTTTAACCTGCACTGACTTTGATCATGATTTTGCGACTAAAGCTGTGCTCGATGCCCTTTTCTTCAAGGCTGAAGCCCCTCATCGTCAGCGAACACATGCCATAGAGGACTCAAGCTACACGAGTCGCCGCTTCATAGAACGTGCATACAAGTACCGCCCTGTGAAGGTGATTGAGTTTGAGGTCCCACGTCAGCAGTGTGTGGTCTACTTAGACCTTAAACGGGAGGAATGCTCCCATTTATTCCCATCAGGTCGGGTATACTCTCAAGCTTTCCACTTAGGTGGACAAGGATTCTTCCTTTCTGCACACTGCAACATGGATCAGCAGAGCTCGTTTCACTGCTTCGGTCTTTTCTTGGGGATGCAAGAGAAGGGTTCCATATCTTTCGCTGTAGACTATGAATTTGCTGCCAGATCAAAGCCAACTGAAGAGTATATAAGCAAATATAAAGGTAACTACACGTTTACAGGTGGAAAGGCAGTCGGATATCGCAATCTTTTCAGCATTCCTTGGACTTCTTTCATGGCTGAGGATAGTCTTTATTTCATCAATGGCATACTCCATCTCAAAGCTGAGCTTACCATCAAACACTGA
- the LOC142546771 gene encoding protein CURVATURE THYLAKOID 1A, chloroplastic-like, which yields MALASSTSMAATTVFMHRLPATKLAVHGPALPLRRIPNSVQLNQFAGSRMSSQLHFRASSSDESSPIDANELFTDLKEKWDAVEDKSTVLLYGGGAIVALWLATIVVGAINSVPLLPKLLELVGLGYTGWFVYRYLLYKSSRKELVEDIEALKKKISGVE from the exons ATGGCATTGGCATCTTCCACTTCCATGGCGGCCACCACCGTCTTCATGCACCGCCTACCCGCCACCAAACTGGCAGTTCACGGCCCCGCCCTGCCTCTCCGCCGTATCCCGAACTCCGTTCAATTGAACCAATTTGCTG GGTCCAGGATGTCTTCTCAACTCCATTTCAGGGCTTCTTCATCGGACGAATCTTCCCCAATTGATGCCAATGAATTATTCACGGACCTAAAAGAAAAG TGGGATGCTGTTGAAGACAAGTCAACTGTGCTTCTTTATGGAGGTGGTGCAATTGTTGCTCTATGGTTGGCTACCATTGTTGTTGGCGCTATCAATTCAGTCCCTTTG CTTCCAAAGCTCCTGGAGTTGGTTGGTCTTGGATACACAGGATGGTTTGTGTACCGTTACCTTCTTTACAAG TCAAGCAGAAAAGAACTGGTGGAAGACATCGAAGCATTAAAGAAGAAGATTTCTGGAGTTGAATAA
- the LOC142546775 gene encoding F-box/kelch-repeat protein At3g61590-like has translation MEEENSWVSHSIYNFTSPSLEFDSFSDLHEQNDKDLAAVYLDLILPDDLLERILAYLPIASIFRAGSVCKRWHEIVTSKRFIRNYSRAASPKPWYFMFTSSDEPIGYAYDPVLRKWHSIDLPCIDTSNWSIASSRGLVCFMDNDRREMYVCNPITFCWRAVVEPPGPTFSDYRALAISVDRASHNYKILVVKSRQVPGNLFQWNLSIYMYQSQTLTWGTILTESLTGWRAGDESVICDGVLYLLIYSTGGGDPVNRHGLIMYNLGSRPSNDLLMRNFIAAPCSLTCGRLMNLNEKLVLVGGIGKPDRPGVIKGIGIWALKGREWQEIARMPHKYFYGFGEFDDVFASSGTDDLVYIQSYGAPALLIFDSSLKQWKWSQKSPVTKKFPLQLFTGFCFEPRLEMSP, from the coding sequence ATGGAAGAGGAAAATTCATGGGTGAGTCATAGCATTTATAACTTTACTAGCCCCTCCTTGGAGTTTGATTCATTCTCAGACCTTCATGAGCAAAACGATAAAGATTTAGCTGCAGTTTATTTGGATTTAATTTTACCTGATGATCTGTTGGAACGAATATTGGCCTATCTCCCCATTGCCAGCATTTTCAGGGCAGGCTCGGTGTGTAAAAGATGGCATGAAATTGTAACCTCGAAGAGGTTCATTAGGAACTATTCTCGTGCAGCGTCACCAAAACCTTGGTACTTTATGTTCACAAGCTCAGACGAACCCATTGGTTATGCATATGATCCGGTCCTTAGAAAATGGCACAGTATCGATCTCCCCTGCATTGATACATCCAACTGGTCCATTGCTTCATCTCGTGGGTTAGTTTGCTTCATGGACAATGATAGGAGAGAAATGTATGTCTGTAACCCAATAACCTTTTGCTGGAGGGCAGTAGTTGAGCCTCCTGGTCCAACATTTTCCGACTACCGTGCATTAGCCATTTCAGTCGACAGAGCATCTCATAATTACAAGATATTAGTCGTTAAATCTAGGCAGGTACCTGGAAATTTATTCCAGTGGAATCTCTCTATTTACATGTACCAGTCCCAAACTTTGACTTGGGGGACGATTTTGACAGAGAGCCTAACAGGGTGGCGAGCTGGTGATGAGAGCGTGATATGCGACGGGGTATTATACTTATTGATTTACTCAACTGGAGGTGGTGATCCTGTAAATCGCCATGGCCTGATCATGTATAATCTTGGAAGCCGACCCTCCAATGATCTACTCATGAGGAATTTCATTGCTGCACCTTGTTCGCTTACGTGTGGTCGTTTGATGAACCTGAATGAAAAACTTGTACTGGTTGGAGGAATTGGGAAACCAGATCGTCCTGGTGTTATTAAGGGGATTGGTATTTGGGCTCTGAAGGGTAGAGAGTGGCAGGAGATAGCTCGAATGCCCCACAAGTACTTTTATGGTTTTGGCGAGTTTGATGATGTATTTGCCAGCAGCGGAACTGATGATCTCGTGTACATCCAGAGCTATGGAGCCCCGGCTCTTCTTATTTTCGACTCGAGTTTAAAGCAGTGGAAGTGGTCGCAAAAATCTCCGGTGACCAAGAAGTTTCCCCTTCAGCTCTTTACTGGTTTTTGCTTCGAACCGAGGCTGGAAATGTCCCCTTAA
- the LOC142546772 gene encoding eukaryotic translation initiation factor 1A-like: MPKNKGKGGKNRKRGKNEADDEKRELVFKEDGQEYAQVMRMLGNGRCEATCIDGVKRLCHIRGKMHKKVWIAAGDIILVGLRDYQDDKADVILKYMPDEARLLKAYGELPENTRLNEGIAGGLDEEDEGPGDDYIEFEDEDIDKL, translated from the exons ATGCCGAAGAACAAGGGTAAGGGAGGAAAGAACCGCAAGAGAGGAAAGAACGAGGCGGATGACGAGAAGCGTGAGCTTGTGTTCAAGGAGGACGGGCAGGAGTATGCGCAGGTGATGCGGATGCTGGGAAACGGCCGATGCGAAGCCACCTGCATCGATGGCGTCAAGCGTCTCTGCCATATCCGTGGAAAGATGCACAAGAAGGTCTGGATTGCTGCAGGTGATATCATCCTTGTTGGCCTACGCGATTATCAG GATGACAAGGCTGATGTAATCTTGAAGTATATGCCAGATGAAGCCAGGCTCTTGAAGGCCTATGGCGAGCTTCCCGAAAACACCAGGCTTAACGAGGGTATTGCTGGTGGGCTTGATGAAGAAGACGAAGGCCCTGGTGATGATTACATTGAATTCGAGGACGAAGATATTGACAAACTCTAG
- the LOC142544810 gene encoding GDSL esterase/lipase At4g01130-like produces the protein MSYLSAKGSSVVRNILVSWMFLMVMLVPNTSAKCAYEAIFNFGDSNSDTGGFYAAFPSQPSPNGMTYFKKPTGRPTDGRLYIDFLAQALGLPFLSPYLQSIGSDFRHGVNFATSASTVLQPTTSLFVNGVSPFYLAVQLNQMKQFKAKVEEQSSGQTNLPPPDIFGKALYTIYIGQNDFTGYASSAGAGGVKQYMPQVVSQITSVIKELYALGGRSFMVLNLAPIGCYPGFLVQLTHDSSDVDSYGCMMSYNNAVNEYNSMLKDQLQQTRQDLHDANVIYVNSHSVLLELFQHPTSHGLQHGTTACCGWGGGSYNFNQQVFCGNTKVIDGKTVTATACGDPQNYVSWDGIHVTETANKELAYAILSGSYFDPPFPLNQYCDIQPIG, from the exons ATGAGTTACCTTTCAGCAAAAGGGTCCTCTGTTGTGAGAAATATCTTGGTTTCTTGGATGTTTTTAATGGTTATGTTGGTTCCAAATACTAGTGCAAAGTGTGCCTATGAAGCCATCTTCAATTTCGGGGACTCCAACTCTGATACGGGTGGATTTTACGCTGCTTTTCCTTCGCAGCCGTCTCCAAATGGCATGACTTACTTCAAGAAACCAACCGGTAGACCAACAGATGGTaggctttatattgattttctAG CTCAAGCTTTGGGATTGCCATTTCTTAGCCCATATCTTCAGTCCATCGGTTCAGATTTCAGGCATGGTGTCAACTTTGCTACATCAGCTTCCACAGTTCTGCAGCCAACTACTTCTTTATTTGTCAATGGAGTTAGCCCTTTTTATTTAGCCGTCCAGCTGAATCAGATGAAGCAGTTTAAGGCTAAAGTCGAAGAACAATCCTCAG gGCAAACAAATCTTCCTCCACCGGACATTTTTGGAAAAGCCCTTTACACAATTTACATCGGCCAGAATGATTTCACCGGTTACGCATCCTCAGCAGGTGCCGGTGGAGTGAAGCAGTATATGCCTCAAGTGGTTTCACAAATTACCAGCGTCATTAAG GAGCTCTATGCACTAGGAGGCCGCTCGTTTATGGTGCTTAATCTTGCTCCAATAGGCTGCTACCCCGGATTCTTGGTGCAACTCACCCATGACAGTTCTGATGTTGACTCGTATGGATGCATGATGTCTTACAACAATGCAGTAAATGAATATAACTCAATGCTAAAAGATCAACTTCAACAAACAAGACAAGATCTCCACGATGCAAATGTGATATACGTGAACAGTCACTCCGTTCTCCTCGAGCTATTCCAGCATCCAACATCCCACG GATTACAGCATGGAACCACTGCTTGCTGTGGATGGGGTGGCGGTTCTTACAATTTCAACCAGCAAGTTTTCTGTGGAAACACTAAGGTGATCGATGGCAAGACTGTTACAGCCACAGCATGTGGTGATCCTCAGAATTACGTGAGCTGGGACGGAATCCATGTCACAGAAACTGCTAACAAGGAGTTGGCATATGCTATACTCAGTGGTTCTTATTTTGATCCTCCTTTCCCCCTTAATCAGTACTGTGATATTCAGCCTATTGGTTAA
- the LOC142546773 gene encoding BTB/POZ domain-containing protein POB1-like isoform X1, whose product MMSHLGMDLFDPRSAVMDSDLISSPTRGPDPDFGFAFNDSNFSDRLLRIEIVSDSRAESEVCQTLADWAATRKSKRHRGDIVKKDTDMYHSFAALDINNSPEEQILDCLQPDDEEGVGDENHDEEEIRMIEDPHSGDEAANSDDSNLSDDCSKVLKVEMLHISSPILAAKSPFFYKLFSNGMMESEQRHVTLRISASEEAALMELLNFMYSNTLTVTTAPAILDVLMAADKFEVASCMRHCSRLLRNLPMTPESALLYLDLPSSVLIADAVQPLTDAAKQFLASRYKDISKYQDEVMNLPLAGIEAILSSDDLQVASEDAVYDFVLKWTRTHYQTQEERWDILCSRLGRYIRFPYMTCRKLRKVLTCTDFDHDFATKAVLDALFFKAEAPHRQRTHAIEDSSYTSRRFIERAYKYRPVKVIEFEVPRQQCVVYLDLKREECSHLFPSGRVYSQAFHLGGQGFFLSAHCNMDQQSSFHCFGLFLGMQEKGSISFAVDYEFAARSKPTEEYISKYKGNYTFTGGKAVGYRNLFSIPWTSFMAEDSLYFINGILHLKAELTIKH is encoded by the exons ATGATGAGTCATTTGGGTATGGATCTGTTCGATCCGAGGAGTGCTGTGATGGATTCGGACCTCATCTCGTCCCCGACCCGAGGACCTGACCCGGATTTTGGCTTCGCCTTCAACGACAGCAACTTCTCCGACCGGTTGCTCCGGATCGAGATTGTTTCGGATTCCCGAGCTGAATCTGAGGTTTGTCAAACCTTAGCTGATTGGGCGGCGACTCGGAAGAGCAAGCGCCATCGTGGAGATATTGTGAAGAAGGACACGG ACATGTACCACTCGTTTGCAGCTTTGGATATCAACAATTCCCCCGAAGAGCAGATTTTAGATTGCCTGCAACCAGATGATGAAGAAGGTGTGGGCGATGAGAATCATGATGAAGAAGAGATTCGGATGATAGAAGATCCTCATTCAG GGGATGAAGCTGCAAATAGTGATGATTCAAATTTGTCTGATGATTGCTCTAAAGTTCTGAAGGTTGAGATGTTACATATCAGCTCTCCCATCTTAGCAGCTAAGAGTCCATTTTTCTACAAG TTATTCTCAAACGGCATGATGGAATCAGAGCAGAGACACGTTACTCTGAGAATTAGTGCATCTG AGGAAGCTGCCCTTATGGAACTTCTGAATTTCATGTATTCCAATACATTAACCGTAACTACAGCTCCTGCTATACTGGACGTTCTTATGGCTGCTGATAAATTCGAGGTCGCTTCATGTATGAGACACTGCAGTCGTTTATTAAGAAACTTGCCCATGACTCCAGAGTCTGCCTTACTGTATTTGGATCTTCCTTCCAGTGTCCTAATTGCTGATGCTGTCCAGCCATTGACTGATGCTGCAAAACAGTTTTTAGCTTCTCGTTATAAAGATATATCAAA GTATCAAGACGAGGTAATGAATTTGCCTCTTGCTGGAATCGAGGCAATCTTGTCCAGCGATGACCTTCAGGTGGCCTCGGAAGATGCAGTGTATGACTTTGTGCTGAAGTGGACTAGAACTCATTATCAAACTCAGGAAGAGCGCTGGGATATCCTATGCAGTCGCTTGGGTCGTTACATACGCTTTCCGTACATGACTTGCCGGAAGCTGAGGAAAGTTTTAACCTGCACTGACTTTGATCATGATTTTGCGACTAAAGCTGTGCTCGATGCCCTTTTCTTCAAGGCTGAAGCCCCTCATCGTCAGCGAACACATGCCATAGAGGACTCAAGCTACACGAGTCGCCGCTTCATAGAACGTGCATACAAGTACCGCCCTGTGAAGGTGATTGAGTTTGAGGTCCCACGTCAGCAGTGTGTGGTCTACTTAGACCTTAAACGGGAGGAATGCTCCCATTTATTCCCATCAGGTCGGGTATACTCTCAAGCTTTCCACTTAGGTGGACAAGGATTCTTCCTTTCTGCACACTGCAACATGGATCAGCAGAGCTCGTTTCACTGCTTCGGTCTTTTCTTGGGGATGCAAGAGAAGGGTTCCATATCTTTCGCTGTAGACTATGAATTTGCTGCCAGATCAAAGCCAACTGAAGAGTATATAAGCAAATATAAAGGTAACTACACGTTTACAGGTGGAAAGGCAGTCGGATATCGCAATCTTTTCAGCATTCCTTGGACTTCTTTCATGGCTGAGGATAGTCTTTATTTCATCAATGGCATACTCCATCTCAAAGCTGAGCTTACCATCAAACACTGA